Proteins from a genomic interval of Zingiber officinale cultivar Zhangliang chromosome 1B, Zo_v1.1, whole genome shotgun sequence:
- the LOC122048768 gene encoding probable protein phosphatase 2C 33, with the protein MECILEVIRTLPMGSCLSSDGWSGGRNPSSPASPASGARRQGGGIRRRRPSPEEEELDGIWERMCRNGATSAASLFTQQGKKGTNQDAMIVWENFGDRSDTIFCGVFDGHGPNGHMVARKVRDILPLNLCANLQLNAGNHDLKENNINIMNSEAIPSTIPQEDPRPPNGCDEKDRHSKFFKALKVSFLKTFRIVDKELRLHPEIDCFLSGTTAVTLVKQGEDLVIGNVGDSRAVLGTRDENNCLIAVQLTTDLKPSLPREAERIRRHRGRVFALKNEPEVARVWLPNMNSPGLAMARAFGDFCLKDFGLISVPEVSYRRVTAKDEFIVLATDGVWDVLSNKDVVSIVASAPTRSSSARSLVESAARAWKLKYPTSKTDDCAVVCLFLNLDKPNSTVYRKDDQLNSIEVVSFYQSNGKHA; encoded by the exons ATGGAGTGCATATTGGAAGTGATCAGGACCCTCCCGATGGGGTCCTGCCTGTCGTCTGACGGATGGAGCGGCGGCCGCAACCCGTCGTCCCCGGCGTCGCCTGCTTCCGGGGCCAGGCGGCAAGGCGGAGGCATAAGGAGGCGACGGCCGTCGCCGGAGGAGGAGGAGCTGGACGGAATCTGGGAACGGATGTGTCGTAATGGCGCCACCAGCGCCGCGTCGTTGTTCACCCAGCAGGGCAAGAAGGGGACCAATCAGGACGCCATGATCGTCTGGGAG AATTTTGGTGATAGGAGTGATACAATCTTTTGTGGAGTTTTTGATGGTCATGGTCCAAATGGCCACATGGTGGCAAGGAAAGTAAGAGACATCCTTCCTTTGAATCTATGCGCCAATTTGCAGCTAAATGCAGGAAATCATGATTTGAAAGAAAACAATATTAATATCATGAATTCTGAGGCAATTCCGTCGACAATTCCTCAAGAAGATCCCAGACCTCCTAATGGCTGTGATGAAAAAGACAGgcattcaaaattctttaaagcACTGAAAGTTTCATTCCTAAAGACTTTTCGAATAGTGGACAAGGAACTGAGACTGCATCCGGAAATTGATTGCTTTCTCAGTGGGACAACAGCAGTCACTCTGGTCAAGCAG GGTGAAGATCTTGTCATTGGAAATGTTGGAGACTCAAGAGCAGTTTTGGGTACTAGAGATGAAAACAACTGTTTGATTGCAGTCCAGTTGACTACAGATCTCAAACCAAGCCTTCCCA GGGAAGCTGAAAGAATTAGGCGTCACAGGGGCCGTGTCTTTGCCTTGAAGAATGAACCAGAAGTGGCTCGGGTATGGTTGCCCAATATGAACTCCCCAGGCTTGGCTATGGCACGGGCTTTTGGAGATTTTTGTTTGAAGGATTTCGGTTTAATTTCTGTTCCTGAAGTTTCATACAGACGTGTTACAGCAAAAGACGAGTTTATCGTCTTGGCAACTGATGGG GTTTGGGATGTTTTATCAAACAAAGATGTGGTAAGCATCGTCGCCTCTGCTCCAACAAGGTCCTCTTCTGCTCGTTCTCTTGTTGAATCAGCCGCTCGCGCCTGGAAGTTGAAATATCCAACGTCCAAGACTGACGACTGTGCTGTGGTTTGCCTCTTCCTTAATTTAGACAAACCAAACTCCACTGTCTACCGTAAAGATGATCAACTCAATAGCATCGAGGTTGTCAGTTTTTATCAGAGCAACGGCAAGCATGCCTAA
- the LOC122048758 gene encoding probably inactive leucine-rich repeat receptor-like protein kinase At3g28040: MSAVAGGGGGGGGAEAAESGMRLPDDSVLLLRQAFLIPVLLLLSSSARGSALAPLDDEVLGLIVFKFALDDPAGALASWNEADASPCHWRYVTCDAATSRVVGLSLPDLSLSGSLPRGLDRLPSLSSLSLAGNNLSGPIPSGLSLLPSLRSLDLSRNAFSGRLPDDLSLLSSVLSVDLSSNSLSGPLPSFPASLRFLSLADNRLEGVFPPLSQCPFLLHLNVSGNGLSGQLSGLQQATRLRALDLSRNSFSGTIPDGISDQRNLKILRLTHNQFEGTVPVGLGLCSHLETLDISFNSLDGNLPDTFQSMTSLTFLALSDNKLSGDFPAWIGNLSALQHLDLSNNQLTGPLPESLGGLKGLNYLNLDNNLLTGQISDAVAECSKLSKLRLKGNKLSGSIPHGVFNLGLEVLDLASNYLSGAVPPPSTRMSETLRSLDLSSNRLTGAIPPEMATLSSLRYLNFSSNEFQAPMPSEFSRFHYLAVLDLRNCRLYGTIPRDLCDSGSLSVLQLDYNSLTGSIPDEIGNCSSLYFLGTSHNSLSGSIPASMSRLKKLEFLNLEFNNLSGEIPQQLGGLDSLLAVNISHNRLTGRLPEGGIFPSLGPSALQGNLGLCTPLVNEPCIMNVPKPLVLDPDSYPRNSGMVTVGADADPSSAAIRHRKFLSVSSLVAISAALVIAVGVVVVTLFSVSARRRIVRTEAALDSKVSSSIVTAGATPAVGKIVLFGARTYRRCDDFVGSADALLAKATEVGSGVFGTLYRAPIGRDGGGRAVAVKKLIAEDLVHYHDDFDREIRALAKARHPKLMPLRGYYWTPQLQLLITDYIPYGSLHSMLHDPRPATSPALSWHDRFNIVMGTAEGLAHLHHAFRPPLVHYNLKSTNILLDVGRNPVLSDFGLAKLVTKPEKYVNRARLQGSGDYMAPELASQSVRVNEKCDVYSFGVVMLEVVTGRRPVEYREEEMAVLVDQVRVALEQGSSAAEWVDPSMGEFPEEEVVPALKLGLVCASHIPSSRPTMAEVVQVLQVIRTPVTERMKAF; encoded by the exons ATGAGTGCTGttgcaggaggaggaggaggaggaggaggagcggaGGCGGCAGAGTCAGGAATGAGGCTTCCAGATGATTCCGTCCTTCTCCTCCGACAAGCTTTTTTAATTCCAGTGCTACTGCTCTTATCGTCCTCCGCCAGGGGCTCCGCCTTGGCGCCGCTCGACGACGAGGTACTCGGCCTCATCGTCTTCAAGTTTGCCCTGGACGACCCCGCCGGCGCGCTCGCTTCGTGGAATGAGGCCGACGCTTCCCCCTGCCACTGGCGTTACGTGACCTGCGACGCCGCCACTTCACGCGTGGTTGGTCTCTCCCTGCCCGACCTCTCCCTCTCCGGCTCCCTTCCCCGCGGCCTCGACCGCCTTCCCtcactctcctctctctccctcgCGGGAAACAACCTCTCCGGCCCCATCCCCTCCGGCCTCTCCCTCCTCCCCTCGCTCCGCTCGCTCGACCTCAGCCGCAACGCCTTTTCCGGCCGCCTCCCCGATGACCTTTCCCTTCTCTCTTCCGTCCTCTCCGTCGACCTCTCATCCAACTCCCTCTCCGGACCTCTTCCCTCCTTCCCTGCCTCCCTCCGATTCCTCTCCCTCGCCGACAATCGCCTCGAGGGCGTGTTCCCGCCGCTGTCGCAGTGCCCCTTCCTCCTCCACCTTAACGTCTCTGGCAACGGGCTCTCCGGCCAGCTTAGCGGCCTCCAGCAAGCCACTCGTCTGCGAGCGCTCGACCTATCGCGAAACTCCTTTTCAGGGACCATCCCCGATGGAATCTCCGACCAGCGCAACCTCAAGATCCTCCGGCTAACTCACAATCAGTTCGAGGGTACCGTGCCGGTCGGCCTCGGGCTCTGCTCGCACTTGGAGACATTGGACATTAGCTTCAACTCCCTCGACGGAAACCTACCGGATACCTTCCAATCTATGACGTCTCTCACCTTCCTAGCCTTGTCGGACAACAAACTATCCGGAGATTTTCCGGCGTGGATCGGAAACCTCTCCGCTCTACAGCATTTGGATCTGTCCAATAACCAGCTTACTGGCCCCTTACCGGAGTCCCTCGGAGGTTTGAAGGGCTTGAACTATCTTAACCTAGACAACAACTTGCTCACCGGGCAGATTTCAGACGCGGTGGCGGAATGCTCGAAGCTGAGCAAGCTCCGGTTGAAAGGGAACAAGCTCAGCGGCAGCATTCCTCACGGCGTGTTCAATTTGGGCCTCGAAGTGCTCGACTTGGCATCGAACTACCTTTCTGGCGCGGTGCCGCCGCCGTCGACGAGGATGTCGGAAACTCTGCGCTCGTTGGACTTGTCATCCAATCGGCTGACGGGTGCGATCCCGCCGGAGATGGCGACGTTGTCGAGTCTGAGGTACTTGAACTTTTCGTCGAACGAGTTCCAGGCACCGATGCCGTCCGAGTTTAGTCGTTTTCACTACCTTGCTGTGTTGGATCTCCGGAACTGCCGGTTGTACGGTACAATACCACGGGACCTGTGCGATTCCGGTAGCCTCTCTGTGCTGCAGCTCGACTACAATTCCCTCACCGGCTCGATACCCGACGAGATCGGCAACTGCTCGTCTCTTTACTTCTT GGGAACGTCACACAACAGCTTGAGCGGGTCGATCCCGGCGTCCATGTCGCGCCTCAAGAAGCTCGAATTCCTCAACCTGGAGTTCAACAACTTGAGCGGCGAGATCCCGCAGCAGCTCGGCGGCCTCGACAGCCTTCTGGCAGTCAACATCTCCCACAACCGGCTCACTGGGCGGCTGCCGGAGGGCGGAATCTTTCCCTCCCTGGGCCCAAGCGCGTTACAGGGCAACCTCGGCCTCTGTACTCCACTCGTGAACGAGCCCTGCATCATGAACGTCCCCAAGCCGCTCGTCCTCGACCCGGATTCCTACCCGCGCAACAGCGGCATGGTCACCGTCGGCGCCGACGCGGACCCGTCTTCGGCTGCAATTCGGCACCGGAAGTTTCTTAGCGTGTCGTCGCTGGTGGCCATCTCCGCCGCCCTCGTAATTGCGGTGGGGGTCGTGGTCGTCACTCTGTTTAGCGTGTCTGCGCGGAGGCGGATCGTACGGACGGAGGCCGCGCTGGATAGCAAAGTCTCGAGCTCGATCGTCACGGCGGGGGCAACGCCGGCCGTGGGGAAGATTGTATTGTTCGGCGCGAGGACCTATCGTAGATGCGACGACTTCGTCGGAAGCGCCGACGCTCTGCTTGCCAAGGCCACCGAAGTAGGCAGTGGAGTGTTCGGCACCCTGTACCGAGCCCCCATTGGCCGCGACGGAGGCGGCCGCGCCGTAGCCGTCAAGAAACTGATAGCCGAGGACCTAGTCCATTACCACGACGACTTCGACCGAGAAATCCGGGCGCTGGCCAAGGCGCGACACCCAAAGCTGATGCCGCTCCGTGGATACTACTGGACGCCACAGTTGCAATTACTAATCACcgactacatcccctatggaagCTTACACTCCATGCTTCACGATCCTCGGCCGGCGACCTCGCCGGCGTTGTCATGGCACGACCGCTTCAACATCGTAATGGGCACCGCCGAAGGCCTCGCGCACTTGCACCACGCTTTCCGGCCGCCGCTCGTGCACTACAACCTCAAGTCCACCAACATCCTCCTCGACGTCGGCCGCAACCCCGTCTTGTCGGACTTCGGTCTCGCGAAGCTAGTGACCAAGCCCGAGAAGTACGTGAACCGGGCGAGGTTGCAGGGCAGCGGCGACTACATGGCTCCGGAGCTGGCGAGCCAGAGCGTGAGGGTTAACGAGAAATGCGACGTGTACAGCTTCGGCGTGGTGATGCTGGAGGTGGTGACGGGGAGGCGGCCAGTGGAGTACCGGGAGGAGGAGATGGCGGTGCTAGTGGACCAAGTGAGAGTGGCGCTGGAACAAGGAAGCTCGGCGGCGGAGTGGGTGGACCCGAGCATGGGCGAGTTcccggaggaggaggtggtgccgGCCCTCAAGCTAGGACTGGTGTGCGCATCGCATATCCCATCGAGTAGGCCGACCATGGCGGAGGTGGTGCAGGTATTGCAGGTGATCAGGACGCCGGTGACGGAGAGAATGAAAGCGTTTTGA
- the LOC122048778 gene encoding DEAD-box ATP-dependent RNA helicase 58, chloroplastic-like isoform X2 has product MRLDWLNWLPSLSSPVRSRRAAMASTCGVDTAAWSRRILLFSSRSQKTRWGRCSLGFPCRLFSLSSGAVPSNALPAISCGGARSSRDPYLETPTLRDLCRGKVPGHILQRAEEIGYTQPTNVQCLSLPLLLSGRDCVLHAQTGSGKTLAYLLAVFSAIDFTRSSVQALIVVPSRELGIQVTKVVRVLTAKPVGFEMIHTCTVMALLDGGMLKRHKSWLKAEPPQIVVATVGSLCQMIEKNILKLEAMRILVIDEVDFMFHSSKQVYPLRKLLGLYSTIDTRQTVLASASIPQHNRFLHDCVQQKWTKNDVVHVHVNPVEPMPSQLHHKFVSEKSKRLGHPPPTTLVLDFLQTSYEGDLMVFLLDDDMNINARASSFSEIREKEYLLVSTDISSRGFDLPQTTHIYNFDLPRSAIDYLHRAGRTGRNPFSENVCSVTSLITQEERFVLQRFENELMFNCEEMFLEPVTT; this is encoded by the exons ATGAGATTGGATTGGCTTAATTGGTTACCCTCGCTCTCCTCTCCCGTTCGAAGCCGGCGAGCGGCGATGGCGTCTACCTGCGGCGTCGACACTGCAGCCTGGAGCCGCCGCATCCTCCTCTTCTCTTCCCGATCCCAAAAGACGCGCTGGGGTAGATGCTCCTTGGGGTTCCCCTGTCGGCTATTCTCCTTGTCCTCTGGTGCCGTTCCGTCGAACGCTTTGCCGGCGATTTCTTGCGGAGGAGCGCGCTCTTCTAGGGATCCTTATTTGGAGACTCCTACGCTCCGTGATCTTTGCCGCGGCAAAGTGCCGGGACACATCTTGCAGAG GGCAGAAGAGATTGGTTACACTCAACCTACTAATGTTCAATGTCTATCCTTACCTCTTTTGCTGTCTGGAAGGGATTGTGTTCTCCACGCTCAG ACAGGTTCTGGAAAAACATTGGCCTATCTTTTAGCAGTATTTTCAGCCATAGATTTCACTAGGTCCTCTGTTCAAGCACTTATAGTTGTGCCTTCTAGAGAACTTGGAATTCAA GTTACAAAAGTGGTTAGAGTGCTCACTGCAAAGCCGGTTGGATTTGAGATGATACATACATGTACAGTCATGGCTTTGTTGGATGGTGGTATGTTGAAAAGACATAAGAGCTGGTTAAAG GCTGAACCTCCTCAAATAGTGGTGGCCACTGTAGGGAGTTTGTGTCAAATGATTGAGAAGAACATTCTTAAACTTGAAGCAATGAGAATTTTGGTTATTGAcgag GTTGATTTTATGTTCCATTCATCTAAACAAGTGTACCCTCTTAGAAAGCTCTTGGGATTGTATTCAACAATTGATACTCGACAGACTGTGCTTGCTAGTGCATCTATTCCTCAGCACAATCGGTTTCTTCATGATTGTGTACAGCAAAAGTGGACCAAG AATGATGTGGTTCACGTCCACGTGAACCCTGTGGAGCCCATGCCATCACAACTTCATCACAAATTTGTG TCTGAGAAATCGAAAAGGCTAGGGCATCCACCTCCAACTACTCTCGTCCTGGATTTCCTACAAACTTCTTATGAAGGAGACTTGATGGTTTTTCTCTTAGATGATGACATGAACATCAATGCTCGAGCGAGCTCCTTCTCG GAAATTAGAGAAAAAGAGTATCTTTTGGTCTCAACAGATATATCTAGCAGAGGCTTCGACTTGCCGCAGACGACACATATCTACAATTTCGATCTACCAAGAAGCGCCATTGATTATCTCCACCGAGCTGGACGAACGGGGCGAAATCCCTTCTCTGAGAATGTATGCAGTGTCACTAGCCTTATCACACAGGAGGAGCGATTTGTGCTACAAAGGTTTGAGAACGAGTTGATGTTTAATTGTGAGGAGATGTTCTTGGAGCCTGTTACGACTTGA
- the LOC122048778 gene encoding DEAD-box ATP-dependent RNA helicase 58, chloroplastic-like isoform X1: MRLDWLNWLPSLSSPVRSRRAAMASTCGVDTAAWSRRILLFSSRSQKTRWGRCSLGFPCRLFSLSSGAVPSNALPAISCGGARSSRDPYLETPTLRDLCRGKVPGHILQRAEEIGYTQPTNVQCLSLPLLLSGRDCVLHAQTGSGKTLAYLLAVFSAIDFTRSSVQALIVVPSRELGIQVTKVVRVLTAKPVGFEMIHTCTVMALLDGGMLKRHKSWLKAEPPQIVVATVGSLCQMIEKNILKLEAMRILVIDEVDFMFHSSKQVYPLRKLLGLYSTIDTRQTVLASASIPQHNRFLHDCVQQKWTKNDVVHVHVNPVEPMPSQLHHKFVICKKKERLFILQYLLKCDSPKSGIIFVSEQSEKSKRLGHPPPTTLVLDFLQTSYEGDLMVFLLDDDMNINARASSFSEIREKEYLLVSTDISSRGFDLPQTTHIYNFDLPRSAIDYLHRAGRTGRNPFSENVCSVTSLITQEERFVLQRFENELMFNCEEMFLEPVTT; encoded by the exons ATGAGATTGGATTGGCTTAATTGGTTACCCTCGCTCTCCTCTCCCGTTCGAAGCCGGCGAGCGGCGATGGCGTCTACCTGCGGCGTCGACACTGCAGCCTGGAGCCGCCGCATCCTCCTCTTCTCTTCCCGATCCCAAAAGACGCGCTGGGGTAGATGCTCCTTGGGGTTCCCCTGTCGGCTATTCTCCTTGTCCTCTGGTGCCGTTCCGTCGAACGCTTTGCCGGCGATTTCTTGCGGAGGAGCGCGCTCTTCTAGGGATCCTTATTTGGAGACTCCTACGCTCCGTGATCTTTGCCGCGGCAAAGTGCCGGGACACATCTTGCAGAG GGCAGAAGAGATTGGTTACACTCAACCTACTAATGTTCAATGTCTATCCTTACCTCTTTTGCTGTCTGGAAGGGATTGTGTTCTCCACGCTCAG ACAGGTTCTGGAAAAACATTGGCCTATCTTTTAGCAGTATTTTCAGCCATAGATTTCACTAGGTCCTCTGTTCAAGCACTTATAGTTGTGCCTTCTAGAGAACTTGGAATTCAA GTTACAAAAGTGGTTAGAGTGCTCACTGCAAAGCCGGTTGGATTTGAGATGATACATACATGTACAGTCATGGCTTTGTTGGATGGTGGTATGTTGAAAAGACATAAGAGCTGGTTAAAG GCTGAACCTCCTCAAATAGTGGTGGCCACTGTAGGGAGTTTGTGTCAAATGATTGAGAAGAACATTCTTAAACTTGAAGCAATGAGAATTTTGGTTATTGAcgag GTTGATTTTATGTTCCATTCATCTAAACAAGTGTACCCTCTTAGAAAGCTCTTGGGATTGTATTCAACAATTGATACTCGACAGACTGTGCTTGCTAGTGCATCTATTCCTCAGCACAATCGGTTTCTTCATGATTGTGTACAGCAAAAGTGGACCAAG AATGATGTGGTTCACGTCCACGTGAACCCTGTGGAGCCCATGCCATCACAACTTCATCACAAATTTGTG ATttgcaagaagaaagaaagactaTTTATTTTACAGTACTTGCTTAAGTGTGACTCACCAAAGTCGGGTATAATTTTTGTCAGCGAACAG TCTGAGAAATCGAAAAGGCTAGGGCATCCACCTCCAACTACTCTCGTCCTGGATTTCCTACAAACTTCTTATGAAGGAGACTTGATGGTTTTTCTCTTAGATGATGACATGAACATCAATGCTCGAGCGAGCTCCTTCTCG GAAATTAGAGAAAAAGAGTATCTTTTGGTCTCAACAGATATATCTAGCAGAGGCTTCGACTTGCCGCAGACGACACATATCTACAATTTCGATCTACCAAGAAGCGCCATTGATTATCTCCACCGAGCTGGACGAACGGGGCGAAATCCCTTCTCTGAGAATGTATGCAGTGTCACTAGCCTTATCACACAGGAGGAGCGATTTGTGCTACAAAGGTTTGAGAACGAGTTGATGTTTAATTGTGAGGAGATGTTCTTGGAGCCTGTTACGACTTGA
- the LOC122048778 gene encoding DEAD-box ATP-dependent RNA helicase 58, chloroplastic-like isoform X3 has translation MSILTSFAVWKGLCSPRSGSGKTLAYLLAVFSAIDFTRSSVQALIVVPSRELGIQVTKVVRVLTAKPVGFEMIHTCTVMALLDGGMLKRHKSWLKAEPPQIVVATVGSLCQMIEKNILKLEAMRILVIDEVDFMFHSSKQVYPLRKLLGLYSTIDTRQTVLASASIPQHNRFLHDCVQQKWTKNDVVHVHVNPVEPMPSQLHHKFVICKKKERLFILQYLLKCDSPKSGIIFVSEQSEKSKRLGHPPPTTLVLDFLQTSYEGDLMVFLLDDDMNINARASSFSEIREKEYLLVSTDISSRGFDLPQTTHIYNFDLPRSAIDYLHRAGRTGRNPFSENVCSVTSLITQEERFVLQRFENELMFNCEEMFLEPVTT, from the exons ATGTCTATCCTTACCTCTTTTGCTGTCTGGAAGGGATTGTGTTCTCCACGCTCAG GTTCTGGAAAAACATTGGCCTATCTTTTAGCAGTATTTTCAGCCATAGATTTCACTAGGTCCTCTGTTCAAGCACTTATAGTTGTGCCTTCTAGAGAACTTGGAATTCAA GTTACAAAAGTGGTTAGAGTGCTCACTGCAAAGCCGGTTGGATTTGAGATGATACATACATGTACAGTCATGGCTTTGTTGGATGGTGGTATGTTGAAAAGACATAAGAGCTGGTTAAAG GCTGAACCTCCTCAAATAGTGGTGGCCACTGTAGGGAGTTTGTGTCAAATGATTGAGAAGAACATTCTTAAACTTGAAGCAATGAGAATTTTGGTTATTGAcgag GTTGATTTTATGTTCCATTCATCTAAACAAGTGTACCCTCTTAGAAAGCTCTTGGGATTGTATTCAACAATTGATACTCGACAGACTGTGCTTGCTAGTGCATCTATTCCTCAGCACAATCGGTTTCTTCATGATTGTGTACAGCAAAAGTGGACCAAG AATGATGTGGTTCACGTCCACGTGAACCCTGTGGAGCCCATGCCATCACAACTTCATCACAAATTTGTG ATttgcaagaagaaagaaagactaTTTATTTTACAGTACTTGCTTAAGTGTGACTCACCAAAGTCGGGTATAATTTTTGTCAGCGAACAG TCTGAGAAATCGAAAAGGCTAGGGCATCCACCTCCAACTACTCTCGTCCTGGATTTCCTACAAACTTCTTATGAAGGAGACTTGATGGTTTTTCTCTTAGATGATGACATGAACATCAATGCTCGAGCGAGCTCCTTCTCG GAAATTAGAGAAAAAGAGTATCTTTTGGTCTCAACAGATATATCTAGCAGAGGCTTCGACTTGCCGCAGACGACACATATCTACAATTTCGATCTACCAAGAAGCGCCATTGATTATCTCCACCGAGCTGGACGAACGGGGCGAAATCCCTTCTCTGAGAATGTATGCAGTGTCACTAGCCTTATCACACAGGAGGAGCGATTTGTGCTACAAAGGTTTGAGAACGAGTTGATGTTTAATTGTGAGGAGATGTTCTTGGAGCCTGTTACGACTTGA